From the Lolium rigidum isolate FL_2022 chromosome 2, APGP_CSIRO_Lrig_0.1, whole genome shotgun sequence genome, one window contains:
- the LOC124691011 gene encoding calcium-dependent protein kinase 6-like yields the protein MRGGGGHQHQLSSPTAVLGHHTPPLRDLYALGRKLGQGQFGTTYLATDLATGTPYACKSIAKRKLLTPEDVDDVRREIQIMHHLAGHASVVTIKGAYEDAQYVHIVMELCEGGELFDRIVHRGYFSERRAAEIARVIVGVVEACHSLGVMHRDLKPENFLLKDKDDDNGNGNGGGDGSINLKAIDFGLSVFFKPGQIFSDVVGSPYYVAPEVLCKHYGPEADVWTAGVIVYILLSGVPPFWAETQQGIFDAVLKGSIDFETDPWPTISDSAKDLIRKMLRSPPVDRLTAHQVLCHPWIIENGVAPDAPLDPAVLSRLKQFSAMNRLKKMALRVIARSLSEEELAGLKEMFKAMDADGSGAITFDELKEGLKRLGSNLNESEIRDLMEAADVDNSGTIDYDEFIAATVHMNKLEREEHLLAAFAYFDKDGSGYITVDELEEACREHNMADVGIEDIISEVDQDNDGRIDYGEFVAMMKKGIIGNGKLTMRHTSDGSILHGAGGDVS from the exons atgcgcggcggcggcgggcaccagCACCAGCTCTCCTCGCCCACGGCGGTGCTGGGCCACCACACGCCGCCCCTCCGCGACCTCTACGCCCTCGGCCGGAAGCTCGGCCAGGGCCAGTTCGGCACCACGTACCTGGCAACCGACCTCGCCACGGGCACGCCCTACGCGTGCAAGTCCATCGCCAAGCGCAAGCTGCTCACCCCCGAGGACGTGGACGACGTGCGGCGCGAGATCCAGATCATGCACCACCTGGCCGGCCACGCCAGCGTCGTGACCATCAAGGGCGCGTACGAGGACGCGCAGTACGTGCACATCGTCATGGAGCTCTGCGAGGGCGGCGAGCTCTTCGACCGCATCGTCCACCGGGGCTACTTCTCCGAGCGCCGCGCCGCCGAGATCGCgcgcgtcatcgtcggcgtcgtcgaggcctgccattccCTGGGCGTCATGCACCGGGACCTCAAGCCCGAGAACTTCCTGTTGAAGGACAAGGACGACGACAATGGCAATGGCAATGGCGGCGGGGATGGCAGCATCAACCTCAAGGCGATCGACTTCGGGCTGTCGGTCTTCTTCAAGCCGGGTCAGATCTTCAGCGACGTGGTGGGCAGCCCCTACTACGTGGCGCCCGAGGTCCTCTGCAAGCACTACGGGCCGGAGGCCGACGTGTGGACCGCGGGGGTCATCGTGTACATCCTGCTCTCCGGCGTGCCGCCGTTCTGGGCGGAGACGCAGCAGGGCATCTTCGACGCCGTCCTGAAAGGCTCCATCGACTTCGAGACCGACCCGTGGCCGACCATCTCCGACTCCGCCAAGGACCTGATCCGCAAGATGCTGCGGTCGCCGCCGGTGGACCGCCTCACTGCGCACCAGGTGCTGTGCCACCCGTGGATCATCGAGAACGGGGTGGCCCCCGACGCTCCGCTCGACCCGGCCGTGCTGTCCCGGCTCAAGCAGTTCTCCGCCATGAACCGGCTCAAGAAGATGGCGCTGCGGGTGATCGCGCGCAGCCTGtcggaggaggagctggcggggctCAAGGAGATGTTCAAGGCCATGGACGCCGACGGAAGCGGCGCCATCACCTTCGACGAGCTCAAGGAGGGGCTGAAGCGGCTCGGGTCCAACCTCAACGAGTCGGAGATCAGGGACCTCATGGAGGCGGCGGACGTGGACAACTCCGGCACCATCGACTACGACGAGTTCATCGCCGCCACCGTGCACATGAACAAGCTGGAGCGGGAGGAGCACCTGCTAGCGGCCTTCGCCTACTTCGACAAGGACGGCAGCGGGTACATCACCGTggacgagctggaggaggccTGCCGCGAGCACAACATGGCCGACGTCGGCATCGAAGACATCATCAGCGAGGTCGACCAAGACAAC GATGGTCGGATCGACTACGGGGAGTTTGtggcgatgatgaagaaggggatcatCGGGAATGGGAAGCTTACCATGAGGCACACCTCCGACGGCAGCATCCTCCACGGCGCAGGCGGCGACGTCAGCTAG